GGCTTGTGAGTCTTAATGACGGCTGGGGAACCAGGATTGACCCAGTAACTGGAAATGAATCTGCTCTGGATCTTACTTTGATCTCAAGTTCAATGGCAGACAGATGTAGTTGGGAGGTTTTGGAAGAATCTATAGTGGGTAATGTTCACTATCCTATCATGTGTACTGTAGGattgagggaggaagaggaaatcAGTAGGAAATGGATTGAGGAGATGGATATTTGGGAAAGCAGAGTGGGTTCAGTTTCAGGAGTTGAGTGAACAGGAGTTGTCTCAGGTAGATCTTAATTCAGATATAGAAACAGTAGATGCAATAAGAGGAGCAATAGTAGGGGCTGCAAGGCAGGTGATTCCTATTGGTACAGAGGGGAGAAAGAGTAACACAGTCCAATAGTGGAGTGATGAGTGTAGAGAAACAGTGAAGAGTAGGAAAAGGGCTTTCAGAATGTTGAAAACATACCATAATTACCAGCACCTGATTCAGTGTAAACAAGCACAAGCAGAAGTAAGGTAGATCATTAGGACAGCTAAGAGGGAGTATTAGAGGACAACTAAGAGGGACTATTGGAGAACATCCGGGGCTCCTGgatcagagagagatggtgggggatACATTGAATGGCCCTTTTATGTTGGCTGAGATGAAGAGAGCATTAGCTAAAGCTGGGATAACATCTCCTGGGAAGGATGAGATGTGTTACATCATGATGGCTCATCTCAGTGACACTGCAATCGGGAAAGTATTGGGCTTTAGTGGACGGTGGTGGAGCCAATACGGAAACCTGGAAAAGACACTACTAGTCCTTCAAGCTATAGGCCAATAGCGTTGACATCTCATGTATGTAAAATTATGGAAAGAATGATAATGGAAAGACTGATGTACTTTCTGGAGAGTAGAGGACTAATGTCACCAGATCAAAGTGGGTTCAGGAAAGGCAGGGGGAACGATGGAACCTGTATTGTGCCTTGAGTCAGTCATACTTAAGGCACAGGCAAATAAAGAGGTGGTGGTAGCCATTTTCTTTGATGTAGAGAGGGCTCATGATATGATTTTGAAGGAAGGCCTACTTATCAAGCTGGATAACATGGGGGTTGGAAAAAGGGTTTTTAACTGGATACATTTGATTTTTGGGCGATCAATACGAGTGAGGGTGGGGAGCTCTGTCAGAAAGCTATGAGGTAGATAATGGTACCCACCAGGGAAATGCCATTAATAACAGCTGGTGaatgatgtctaatattaaagaagtctcaaggtattgctcgcctgaggtggagtaccttatgataagctgtaaaccacactatctaccaagagagttctcatctacactgctcaaaaaaataaagggaacacttaaacaacacaatgtaactccaagtcaatcacacttctgtgaaatcaaactgttcacttaggaagcaacactgattgacaataaaattcaactgctgttgtgcaaatggaatagacaacaggtggaaattataggcaattagcaagacacccccaataaaggagtggttctgcaggtggagaccacagaccacttctcagttcctatgcttcctggctgatgttttggtcactttgaatgctggcggtgctttcactctagtggtagcatgagacggagtctacaacccacacaagtggctcaggaagtgcagctcatccaggatggcacatcaatgcgagctgtggcaagaaggtttgctgtgtctgtcagcgtagtgtccagagcatggaggcgctaccaggagacaggccagtacatcaggagatgtggaggaggccgtaggagggcaacaacccagcagcaggaccactacctccacctttgtgcaaggaggagcaggagaagcactgccagagccctgcaaaatgacctccagcagtccacaaatgtgcatgtgtctgctcaaacggtcagaaacagactccatgagggtggtatgagggcccgacgtccacagacctgaatccaattgagcacatctgagacatcatgtctcgctccatccaccaaagccacgttgcaccacagactgtccaggagtatTTAAACAAGTATttattaagattatttctttcattcagatctaggatgtgttgtttaagtgttccctttatttttttgagccgtatatatatatatagcgttGTTAAGGTCATCAATGGATTATGGAAGTATAGTATATGGATCAGCAACTcagacattaaaaaaaaaagctagATGTTATCCAGGCCAAAGCCCTACGAATATGTTgtggagcactcaggacctccccGGTGGCAGCGATGCAGTTAGTGTTGGGAGAGATGCCATTTCATTTAAGAAGACAGCTGGCCATGACATATTGTGTAAATCTACAAGGACATAAGGTTACACATCCTACAAAAAAATGTGAACTAAATCTGAATACAAGCTTTGGGTGGAAAGGCAATTGCATGGCGAGAGATGGGGTTGTTTGGGAGGGAGTTTAGCCCCTCTCTGGTTCTCGCTGCTTTCCCACCTTGGTTTCTCCCTCAGCCAGTGATAGATCTAGGGTTGCTTGAGAGGGTGTTGAGGAAGGAGTAGATTCAGTTGTAAGTGAACATTTAAGAACACAATAGTATGCTTTCTTTAATATATTCACAGATGGATCTATGAACCCTAAAACAGGGACGACAGGGACAGGGACGAAAAGAGCAACGGATAATTTATCTGTTTATACAATGGAGTTGTTGGCCATACTATTGGCTGCAGAGTGGGTGGAGGAGGTGAGGCCAGAATTCATGTGTGTCTCAGAGCAGAAAGGATGTATTGTATGAGGTTTTGCAGTGCTTGTATAGGGTGAAACAGATGGGGGTATTTGTTATGTTCCTCTGGGTAGCAGCTCATGTGGGAGTAGAGGGAAATGAGGAAGTGGGTATTATCGCCAAGCAGGCTCTTAAACATCCTAATGTTGAGATGGAATTGTCAATCAGTAAAGCAGAAGCCAAGGGGTTAATAAGAACAGTGGTTAAAAGTGGTAAGAATTGTGGAACAGAGAGAGTACGGTAAGACACCTGTATAAGATCCAGGAAAAGGTGGGGGCAGGAAAAATCCTCAGgccgagagagaagggaggaaagtgCAGTCACAAGGCTGAGAATGACACACAAGGCTAAATAGTACATTGAAATTGGTGGAGAAACATCCGACTGGGAGGTGTGATCATtgtcaggaggagatggagacagtGGAACATGTTCTATTTCAGTGCCAGAAATGGAGTGATTGTTATTAGATTTGAGGAGTAATGGGGTTGAAAGGTCAGGATTAAGTGAACTGCTGGGTAAATCTAAAGGGGGTGTAGTATTTCATTATGTATTTCGCAAGTAAGATTATTGGGTAGGATTTAGACCTCCACTGTCTCTGATCCACACTCCAGTctagttggtggcggtaatgcaccttaaagttgtttgccaaccgccatataaatccacagtagaagaagaagaagacgacgAATCCACAACAACAAAGATGTCGGATCAATACGCCACCGTTCAGAAAGGCTCCCTGAAATTGAAAGGGATTGGAGTTGTTTCCGTTGGTAAAAAGTATGTATTTCATGTTATTATTACTTATAAGTCAGTGTGCTCTAAAACCTATGTATCTCTTTCACCTTGGTCGGACGTGAAAGAGTATCTAGCTCTGTCCCTATTAACCAGCTAAATTCGCTAACCAGCTAAAGTTAGCTTCGCTACAAGCACACATGGTAACAACAGTAACATCGTCGGTTGTTCACTGTAAATTGTTACATACGTAGCTAGTGTCAGCCTATTCAAATTAATGTAGCTTTAAGTGCAAGTAAGCAGACATGTAGGCCTAACCTAGTATTTCCCTCAAACTTTAGCTGGTGTAACGTTACCtacctttttattttttagaaagaAGAAGAAGGACAAAGAGAAGAAGCGTTTGGAGCAGCAAATTAATACAAATCGAAACGAAGAGGAGGAGACCAAGAGTGGATACATTGACAAAAGAACACCAGCTCAAATTGCATTTGACAAGATGCAAGAGAAGAGGGTAATGCTCATTGTTCTAGCTAAATGTATTGTCCAACTAATGTTAAAGCACTGAAATAGATACAATGTTAGTCATGGGAtgaaatatactgctaaaaaaaataaagggaacacttaaacaacatcctagatctgaatgaaataaataatcttattaaatacttttttctttacatagttgaatgtgctgacaacaaaaatcacacacaaataatcaatggaaatccaatttatcaacccatggcggtctggatttggagtcacactcaaaattaaagtggaaaactacactacaggctgatccaactttgatgtaatgtccttaaaacaagtcaaaatgaggctcagtagtgtgtgtggcctccacgtgcctgtatgacctccctacaacgcctgggcatgctcctgatgaggtggtggatggtctcctgagggatctcctcccagacctgaactAAATCATCCGCCAAcgcctggacagtctgtggtgcaacgtggcgttggtggatggagcgagacatgatgtcccagatgtgctcaattggattcaggtctggggaacgggcgggccagtccatagcatcaatgccttcctcttgcaggaactgctgacacactccagccacatgaggtctagcattgtcttgcattaggaggaacccagggccaaccgcatcagcatatggtctcacaaggggtctgaggatctcatctcggtacctaatggcagtcaggctacctctggcgagcacatggagggctgtgcggcccccccaaagaaatgccaccccacaccatgactgacccaccgccaaaccagtcatgctggaggatgttgcaggcagcagaacgttctccacggcgtctccagactctgtcacgtctgtcacatgtgctcagtgtgaacctgctttcatctgtgaagagcacagggcgccagtggcgaatttgccaatcttggtgttctctggcaaatgccaaacgtcctgcacggtgttgggctgtaagcacaacccccacctgtggatgtcgggccctcataccaccctcatggagtctgtttctgaccgtttgagcagacacatgcacatttgtggcctgctggaggtagtgctcctcctgctcctccttgcacaaaggtggaggtagcggtcctgctgctgggttgttgccctcctacggcctcctccacgtctcctgatgtactggcctgtctcctggtagcgcctccatgctctggacactacgctgacagacacagcaaaccttcttgccacagctcgcattgatgtgccatcctggatgagctgcactacctgacccacttgtgtgggttgtagactccgtctcatgctaccactagagtgaaagcaccgccagcattcaaaagtgaccaaaacatcagccaggaagcataggaactgagaagtggtctgtggtctccacctgcagaaccactcctttatttggggtgtcttgcttattgcctataatttccacctgttgtctattccatttgcacaacatcatgtgaaatttgtcaatcagtgttgcttcctaagtggacatattgatttcatagaagtgtgattgacttaaacaacacaatgtaactccaagtgttccctttatttttttgagcagtgtacttaaaGTTTACAATACCATtattcacccccaccaccaccctttTCATTTCTTTCAGCAAATGGAGAGGATTTTGAACAAAGCAGAAAAAACTCACAAGAGGAGAGTTGAGGTAAGACATTTTATTTTATGCGGTTACTgtaattcagaaaatattcttgGAGATTTGAGTTGTACAAACCCCTGGCATTTACTATAAACAacagtatttttgttgttgcaggATTTCAACCGTCACCTGGACAGCCTGACAGAACATTACGATATCCCTAAAGTCAGCTGGACCAAATGAAGAGGACTCCTGGATCACTTTTATTTTCGAATATGCTTTAGAAGTTCCTTTTATGCCCATTGTGACACGTTCTGTCATTTTGTTGTTCGTTAATATGTAATTTGGGTGAGTtcttaaattcactctggctatctcctcaaatttcagagcactcttgtctgtGTGCCAGAGCGCATGATGAATTTGCtaatgctcaacacccgttgaatatggcagattgttgccagcagcacagttattcaccaacgctctggataacatgaaaacagcctaaccagctctgctagggcgagtaaaatgatcagtgaggtgttctctcatttgtgtctggaagtagctagccaacgtttgccagttagcttgggtgcttgactgccgtgtgaggtcagaacgctctaAGCAatcctactcctcggccagagcttCCAGTGTATGCTCTGAATTcacgaacagacaatctgacaacgctctgaatttacaaatgccCAGAGTGCACTCTGGAGTGACTTTACGAACACACCCTTTGTGAATACATTTGTTCCATATGCTGAATTCTACTAGATTACACAGAATTGCTGTTGTAATCATGTGTATTTGATTAAAGTGAGTTACCTTTCCTTGTATTTGGAAATTCACTCATTTATACGCCATAATATTGATGTTAGTATTGGCTGTGTGTAGTTAATTGCTATAAAGATTGCATTTTCCACAGGCCGAACTGTAGAGGCATAGAGATCCTACAATTATTATAGCCTCACATCTTTGGAGTAGGCATgctgatctcagatcagttttggcctttagatcataatgaatatgattatatgtacagatccttgatcagcactcctattctgaAACGCTTTGTGTATATGTACTCTGGTCTCTTATACCACCACATGCATAAGTAAGTACTCTGTAGTCTAAAGTAATTCTAATTTGTAATAGAAAACAATATGGACCAAATTATGTCTTATGAATGAAACATTTGTCTTGGAAAAGGTGGTGCTAAAACACAGTTTCCAACACTAGCGGCAGTTTCGGGGTAGAGAGAGGTTGCGAGGGCAGCATGGAGGAGAGGAGCATAAAGTGATTCTGAAGtttagggaggaagggggagttgGGGTGATGAGTCTGTGACCGTTGTGATACAAGAGTTGATTGGGGAAGTTGTCAATGTTAAAGTGTTGAGATGGGAGCTTGTTGGTGTTCTGTAAGGACATGGCGCAGAGGGGAAAAAGCTCTGAGTGAAGTAAATAGGGAAGTGTAAGGTGTCGAGCAGCTGGCCTGGTCAAGCAGGGAATCAGTGGATTAAAGGGGTGATGACAGGAGTGCCTTGGCACTAAAGAGGTAAGCGTCATCTTGAGAAGGCATTGTAGTAAACTTTCAAAGGTTGCAAGCAATAAGGGGTGGTGTTAGGATAGATAGCCCATCTATTCTGTTACACTTCAAGGACCGGGtactgccaaataaagtaaccatAGGATATATGAGCTCttatgtgagggtttatgtcccAAAGCCTTTAAGATGTTATAACTGCCAGAGGTTTGGGCATGTGGCAACAGCATGTAAAGAGAAAATGAGGTGTGGAGGGGAGGATGAGTGTGGGGATGGTGTACAACCAAAGAGCTGTGGGGGTGCTCATAGTGTGGCATATGATGGGTGTGAGGCAATGAAGATAAGAGAAAGCTGGTGACGTTCATTGCAAGAGCTATCAATAGCACTGCTAAAGTAGTGTCTAAAACAGAGAGGATTCAGCTCATAGTGAAAGCGGCTGGGAGACATCAGTTTATGATAAGGTTGACATGGGAAGAGGTTCGAGATTACCTCATCAGCCGAGGGTGGAGTCATGTATTACTGGATCTATGACAGCTTCCCGGAAGTGGAGCATATAACGTTTTGTGTCTTCTGGTTTGTGAAGTGACGTGTGCACAAAACCCGGTCAATGGTAGCGAAAAACACCTAGCACCCCTTGTTGGATGCTACCGTACCGCTACATATTTTTATATTGCAATATTTAGATATTATAAATATATTTATCACCAACTCGTAGTAAGTAACGGCGAACTAGAAGCAAAATGTCAGCCAGTGCGGTTTACGTGTTAGACCTCAAAGGCAAGGTAAGAGGACATGCCAGATTTgggttagctaacgttagatagctaaATGACAAGTGTTTCACATTAAAATGTTTAACTAATAATGTATTGTACGTTTTGATGAACAAGTTACAATATAAAGCTAGCTATTTTACGTTCTAAGAAAAATATAGAGTATTGAATTTGAGAACTTTATGTTGACATGGGAAAGTAGTGATGGGAAACCGAGGCTTTCTGAAGCCTTTGGGGCTTTTACCAAATTGTGCCGAAAAACGGTTAATTACTCGGAGCTTTTAACAATGCACATTAGtgatgatcgtcggtgccaggcgcgccggTTCCAGTACACAATTTTGTTTGGTTAAAATGTATGAACTCACAACGGTAAGTCgttctagataagagcgtctgctaaatgacaaaaatgtaaatgacaTCTGCTGGTCAGCAATGAAAAGTAGCGTTTGATGTTTATACGTTTTTTCCACACTATTCATCAAATTTCAATGGTGCAGCGGTTAGTCGCTAGTCTTCGTAGCCTACAATTAGTTACTATTGCGTTGCAGATTCGTACCTTATATTATG
The Salmo salar chromosome ssa16, Ssal_v3.1, whole genome shotgun sequence DNA segment above includes these coding regions:
- the fam32a gene encoding protein FAM32A (The RefSeq protein has 1 substitution compared to this genomic sequence), with the translated sequence MSDQYATVQKGSLKLKGIGVVSVGKKKKKKDKEKKRLEQQINTNRNEEEETKSGYIDKRTPAQIAFDKMQEKGQMERILNKAEKTHKRRVEDFNRHLDSLTEHYDIPKVSWTK